Part of the Pseudomonas lijiangensis genome is shown below.
ACCGATGTGCTCTGCAACCCTTCGATGCTGGTGGGTTATGTCTCGATGCTGCAAAGCGCCTTGCAGGAAGTGATTGCTGCCAGCACCCCCGCAGAACCACGCGACAGCTTCATGCGCAAGGCCGACGAACTGGGCTTCGTTGCGCTGAACCCCAAAGAGCAGGCATTGATCCAGCATCTTCGCTGGACCAGCCTGGAGGGACGTGAAGATATCTATGCAATGGCCGAACGGCTCCGACATATCAAACCGTGGGTATTGGAAAGTTGAGTCACTGAACTCACAACTTGATATTTATCGAGTCGCTGTATGAATAACAGCCACCTCATCATGAAACACGCTATAAACCTGGGGAAGCAGCCGTGAAAACTCATTGAACATGAGTACATTCCCCCGTTGTTTCATCTTGATATTTCTATCGAAGAGTCCCGTTCGATTACTCTATTTTTTCTTATCAATGCGGCGCAGACCATGAAGTCACCTGGTTTGAAACTGCCTTTTCAAGCTGTCGGCACTGGACAGGCCTTGATGCAACTTGCCCTCGGCGGACAAACCAACGACCTGTCCACTGACATTCTCCCCGATCAGTGGTGAAGAACCGCAAGATAGCAGCCTTCGCCCTTATTCATTTATCGCCCGCCTGCTACATTTCTCATGCAACGGCTCGTGAGCCGACCATCGATGTATGCAGTCCTGCGGCAAAAAGACGGGGCGCATGTGTAGAAAACCGTTATCAGCCCAAGGATGTCGTATGAGCCTATCGCTACTCAGTCGTTATGCAGTCTTCGTTGGTTGCGTGCTGTTTACCCTGTTGAGTCTGCCGTTCTGGCATCACGAGTGGCTTTGGCCGTTTACCTTGCTGACCGCGGTGCTGAGCGTGGTCGGTATCATCGACTTGCTGCAGTCCCCGCATTCGGTACGTCGCAACTATCCGATCCTGGGCAATATCCGTTATGCCGTGGAGGCTATCCGCCCGGAGATTCGCCAGTATCTGCTGGAATCCGACAGCGACGCCCTGCCCTTCCCCCGCGCCCAGCGCTCGCTGGTGTATTCACGGGCCAAGAACGAAACCGCCGACAGGCCGTTCGGCACGCTGATCGATGTCTATGAAACCGGCTTCGAGTTCATCGGCCACTCCATGCGCCCGGCACCGCTGAGCGATCCGAATTCGTTCCGCGTGCAGATCGGCGGCCCGCAATGCACCCAACCGTATTCAGCGTCGATCTTCAATATTTCGGCGATGAGCTTTGGTTCCCTCAGCGCCAATGCCATTCGGGCCTTGAATCAGGGTGCCAAGCTGGGCAACTTCGCCCATGACACCGGCGAAGGCAGTATCAGCCCGTATCACCGGGAACATGGCGGCGACCTGACCTGGGAGCTGGGTAGCGGTTACTTCGGCTGCCGAGGCGCAGACGGCCGCTTCGATCCAGAACGCTTCGCCGCTCAAGCACGTGACCCGCAGGTGCGCATGATCGAAATCAAGATGAGCCAGGGAGCCAAACCGGGTCATGGCGGTATTCTGCCCAAGCACAAGGTCACCCAGGAAATCGCCGATACCCGTGGCATTCCCATGGGCGAAGACTGCATCTCGCCGTCCCGGCACAGCGCTTTCTCGACACCTTGTGAATTGATGCAGTTCATCGCTCAACTGCGCGAGTTGTCTGGCGGCAAGCCGATAGGCTTCAAATTCTGCCTGGGCCATCCGTGGGAGTTCATGGGGATCGCCAAGGCCATGCTGGAAACCGGTATCTACCCCGACTTCATCGTTATCGACGGTGCTGAAGGAGGCACCGGTGCAGCGCCTGTCGAGTTCACCGACCACATAGGCTCACCGATGCGTGAAGGCCTGCTTTTCGTACACAACACCCTTGTGGGTCTGAACCTGCGGGACAAGATCAGGCTCGGTGCCAGCGGCAAGATCGTCAGCGCCTTCGATATCGCCAGCGTACTGGCCATCGGCGCCGACTGGGCCAACTCGGCACGGGGGTTCATGTTCGCCATCGGCTGTATCCAGTCGCAAAGCTGCCACACCAATAAGTGCCCGACCGGTGTTGCCACACAGGACACCTTGCGACAACGCGCCCTGGTCGTGCCGGACAAGGCCCAGCGGGTCTTCAACTTCCACCGCAACACCCTCAAGGCCCTGGCCGAAATGCTCGCGGCAGCCGGGCTTGACCAGCCATCGCAACTGGAACCCAAACACTTGGTACGCCGTATGTCGGCGACGGAAATCAAACTGTTCTCGCAGACGCATGTATTCCTGCAACCGGGCCAGTTGCTCAACGGCGTGCAGGACGACAGTTTCTATTCACGGATGTGGCAAATGGCACGTTCGGACAGCTTCGAGCCAGCCGAACTCAACTGAACCGGCCACAATGGAGACATTCTGTAATAGCCCGGCTTTTGCATTTCTCGTTGATTAACGCCACCCTGCCGCGCCGCCGCCCCTCACTGACTGGCGGCGCGGAACCTCAACCCTCTGCGGTTGATCCTTAATCAATCGACAAACTTTCAAGAGCTTACCGTTATGACTAACGGACGCGATTATCGAATCGACTTCTTTCGAGGTTTGGCGCTGATCTTCATTTTCTGGGATCACGTGCCCGACAACC
Proteins encoded:
- a CDS encoding FMN-binding glutamate synthase family protein, with translation MSLSLLSRYAVFVGCVLFTLLSLPFWHHEWLWPFTLLTAVLSVVGIIDLLQSPHSVRRNYPILGNIRYAVEAIRPEIRQYLLESDSDALPFPRAQRSLVYSRAKNETADRPFGTLIDVYETGFEFIGHSMRPAPLSDPNSFRVQIGGPQCTQPYSASIFNISAMSFGSLSANAIRALNQGAKLGNFAHDTGEGSISPYHREHGGDLTWELGSGYFGCRGADGRFDPERFAAQARDPQVRMIEIKMSQGAKPGHGGILPKHKVTQEIADTRGIPMGEDCISPSRHSAFSTPCELMQFIAQLRELSGGKPIGFKFCLGHPWEFMGIAKAMLETGIYPDFIVIDGAEGGTGAAPVEFTDHIGSPMREGLLFVHNTLVGLNLRDKIRLGASGKIVSAFDIASVLAIGADWANSARGFMFAIGCIQSQSCHTNKCPTGVATQDTLRQRALVVPDKAQRVFNFHRNTLKALAEMLAAAGLDQPSQLEPKHLVRRMSATEIKLFSQTHVFLQPGQLLNGVQDDSFYSRMWQMARSDSFEPAELN